The Pichia kudriavzevii chromosome 3, complete sequence nucleotide sequence TAAAATTGATCTTTACCCCTGCTTTAAAGGATTACGACATAGTAATTAAACTATCTTCAACTACCTTAAATCATAAAAAATTACGTCGGTTAACCGGTATCATGCCAACGAACGTTAAATTTAAAAATCTTGTTGATTCAATCACGGAGTTCGAGGATACAAACCAAGTAACAGATCCTGTCTTAGCGTTCTATAATGATCTGGTTTCAAGATTTGGTGAAGTTATAGTTTGGagtatttccaaatttgatgGTGTCTCTGATGCCAGTGAGAGGGTAATTACAGGATTAATCGTTCCAGGCAATACTTGTAGGAAGTTTAGGGTTGGTATTGGTTATCCTATGAAGCCGACCAAGGAAGATGGTAAAAAAGAGGTAGTGGCTCTTGACATTGATGATGTATTAAAAATATGTGCTACCTTAGGTGGCGATATGATCAAGTCGATTGATGTCAAGAAATAGGCCAGATAAATAGACGTTTTTGTATATTCCTTATCTCATAATCAGTGTAAcaataatatcattttATTTCAAGCTAGAATATTTTTCATGCTTATATTATGTTACGCGAGTGAATTAAATGATACAAGCCCTAATCAAAATGATTTGCCGGTACATCATTATTCCGCTCACCTTGCTGATGCACGTTCTAAAGTACTTCTCCCCATTCACTTGCTAATAACTTATCACCATATTCTCTTAATACATATGATAATACAGATGAGGGCGAATGATGCTTTTAAGCGAAACGATGAAACTGTttacaaacaacaaattaAATTTTTGACCAAGACATTAAACACAGATAATTCAATTGTGCTCTATGTTATCTATTATTTACTACTATTATTTGATGGGTCTCTAATATTATTCATCCTACGATGTTTTATGCAAATGTTTATTAGCCATGTTATTGAGGATGCGATGGACAATAATGAAATAGTTCCCGGATTGACACGTTCAAATGCACTTCAAAGCTTGACTGGCCAGAATATTTCGGGAGTGGGCAATGGTGGAACCAGTAACGAAGTTGACGAGTTTCGAGGATTTATAGGTAACTTATCCATGGATCAAAAGAAGTTTCTTATTCGTAAGCTTATTGCCTTCATGGTTTTGATCTGGGGGTTCATGTTTGCATACCAACTATCGTTCTGCATGGGGAACACATTTGATGGGATATGCTATGATATATTTGGTAGAATTACAAAGACGTTGAAGGACAGTGCATATATACCTGATTATTTGAACTCCAATAAACTCTGGAACGTAAATGAAGCCTTTGATTCGGGTTACTTATTGATTAGTGTTATTGGGGAAATGAGATTTAGAAACCCCTTGACTAAATATTTTACGATAATCCTATTAGATATTATGGCTATGGGTTTCCAGTTTTTAGCAATAATAATTGACTACGGTATAGGGTTTGGAATGATTGATAGATTTACTTCCAACGATgaggttgaaaatgaaaggAGATTTGATGGCATGCAGGGAAAAACATGCATCTGCCGTATTGATCCTATACATTTCTTAAAAACAATTTACAGCTGATGCGTTTGATTACTCATGTATGAAAAGGATGTGCTTTACTTGTGTATAAAAGTATATATttatgttattttttttgtacgATAGTTTACAGGAGGAGTGGGAAATGAGCAACATTGGAATGACAACCcattcaatcaattcaagTTACCAATTGGGCAATTTCTTAAATATTCAGCCTTGTTTCTGAGGATTCTAacagatttgaaaaagatttCTTCAGGTGGCATAGCGCCTGTACTTTCGATATTAAAGATAAAATGatctctttttcttcctaATTTAACTTTGCCGTTGAATTTCTCATGTCTTAGCACTTCTCTGGAAACTGTATCTTTTCTTGAGTCTTTAACAAAGGCCTCACCTTTGTCGTTTATACCAATGACACCAGAGGGGAAACAGTTTTGGAATTCCAAAGCATCT carries:
- a CDS encoding uncharacterized protein (PKUD0C05410; similar to Saccharomyces cerevisiae YPR109W; ancestral locus Anc_3.427), which codes for MLILCYASELNDTSPNQNDLPVHHYSAHLADARSKVLLPIHLLITYHHILLIHMIIQMRANDAFKRNDETVYKQQIKFLTKTLNTDNSIVLYVIYYLLLLFDGSLILFILRCFMQMFISHVIEDAMDNNEIVPGLTRSNALQSLTGQNISGVGNGGTSNEVDEFRGFIGNLSMDQKKFLIRKLIAFMVLIWGFMFAYQLSFCMGNTFDGICYDIFGRITKTLKDSAYIPDYLNSNKLWNVNEAFDSGYLLISVIGEMRFRNPLTKYFTIILLDIMAMGFQFLAIIIDYGIGFGMIDRFTSNDEVENERRFDGMQGKTCICRIDPIHFLKTIYS